A window of the Thiomicrospira microaerophila genome harbors these coding sequences:
- a CDS encoding HAD-IIB family hydrolase codes for MTSWLVSTDLDGTLLNHHSYEYKPVIPLIKQLQQAGVPLILNSSKTYAELIQWQQKLGLTDPIIAENGGIVVRHGQVLHQIGSSRADILALIHEWRQQQGWQFEGFADWSVQQLVEKTGLDHTSANLAMQRDVTEPIVWLGSPAGLVQFTQFLAQHHLQLQKGGRFYHVMAQHDKATALAQLIAADSPTRILALGDGGNDRAMLAMADVAVIMPNPQGGYLDLTAQNPNQVIYHAPQHAPQGWAQAVNHFIFQEAL; via the coding sequence ATGACATCCTGGTTGGTCTCAACCGATCTTGACGGAACCTTGTTAAATCATCACAGCTATGAATATAAGCCGGTGATACCGCTGATAAAGCAGCTTCAACAGGCGGGTGTTCCATTGATATTAAACTCTAGCAAGACCTATGCGGAGCTTATTCAATGGCAACAAAAGTTAGGTTTAACCGACCCGATTATTGCCGAGAATGGCGGCATCGTGGTCAGGCATGGCCAGGTTTTGCACCAAATTGGGTCGTCTCGCGCAGACATACTGGCTTTGATTCATGAATGGCGGCAACAACAAGGCTGGCAGTTTGAAGGCTTTGCGGATTGGAGCGTTCAACAGCTAGTCGAAAAAACCGGTTTAGATCACACCTCAGCCAATTTAGCCATGCAGCGAGACGTTACTGAACCGATTGTTTGGCTTGGCTCACCAGCAGGCCTGGTTCAATTCACTCAGTTCCTAGCGCAACACCATTTGCAGTTACAAAAAGGCGGTCGCTTTTATCATGTAATGGCACAACATGACAAGGCTACTGCCTTGGCGCAACTTATAGCTGCCGATTCGCCAACCCGAATCTTAGCACTGGGTGATGGTGGCAACGATCGAGCGATGTTGGCGATGGCGGATGTCGCGGTGATTATGCCGAATCCACAAGGCGGTTACCTCGATCTAACCGCGCAAAATCCAAACCAAGTTATTTATCATGCGCCGCAACACGCACCGCAAGGCTGGGCGCAGGCCGTCAACCATTTCATCTTTCAGGAGGCTTTATGA
- a CDS encoding glycosyl transferase, which yields MSDFFQNGTVTTFHNLTKRPLDELEWDLVNFSRQKPMGLILPSLFSELEGEALTGILNQLEKVPYLSEIVIGLDRADQKQFDYAKKFFSRLPQPHKILWNDGPRLQAVMQPLIGKGLAPTEPGKGKNVWGCFGYVLASKQAQVVALHDCDILTYEREMLARLLYPVAHPTFNFAFSKGYYARYAEGKMNGRVARLLVTPLLRALETVCGQDELLSYLDSFRYPLAGEFALDVGALQDVRIPGDWGLEIGILAEIRRNFSTRRVCQVEVADRYDHKHQIVSFDDANAGLSRMSQDIAKSLFRKLATRGHQFSRATLRSVRAVYYRTALDQLESYAFDAEMNGLSLDRHQEERVVELFADNISLAGDAFINMEDERPFVPNWNRIASAFPDIFEELKQAVELDNA from the coding sequence ATGAGCGATTTCTTTCAAAACGGTACGGTCACGACCTTCCACAATTTAACTAAGCGCCCGCTAGACGAGTTGGAATGGGATCTGGTTAATTTTTCGCGCCAAAAACCCATGGGACTGATTTTACCCTCGCTATTCAGTGAGCTGGAAGGTGAAGCCCTAACCGGCATTTTGAATCAGCTTGAAAAGGTGCCTTATTTATCTGAAATCGTCATAGGTCTAGATCGTGCCGATCAGAAGCAGTTTGATTATGCGAAAAAATTCTTCTCACGCCTGCCGCAGCCGCACAAAATTTTATGGAACGACGGCCCACGGCTTCAAGCTGTAATGCAACCGCTGATTGGAAAAGGCCTAGCACCTACCGAACCGGGCAAAGGCAAAAATGTCTGGGGCTGTTTTGGTTATGTGCTCGCTTCTAAACAAGCGCAGGTGGTGGCACTTCACGACTGCGATATTTTGACCTATGAACGAGAAATGCTCGCACGTTTGCTTTATCCGGTGGCGCACCCCACCTTTAACTTTGCGTTTTCCAAAGGCTACTATGCGCGTTATGCCGAAGGCAAAATGAACGGCCGCGTGGCACGCTTGTTGGTCACGCCCTTGTTGCGTGCGCTGGAAACCGTGTGTGGTCAAGATGAGTTATTAAGTTATCTTGATTCGTTTCGTTATCCGCTGGCGGGCGAGTTCGCCTTGGATGTCGGGGCGCTGCAAGACGTGCGGATTCCGGGGGATTGGGGGCTGGAAATCGGCATTTTGGCGGAAATTCGACGCAACTTTTCAACCCGACGTGTCTGTCAGGTTGAGGTGGCGGACCGCTATGACCATAAACATCAAATCGTGTCGTTTGACGATGCCAATGCCGGTTTATCACGCATGAGTCAGGACATTGCCAAGTCCCTGTTCCGCAAACTCGCTACCCGCGGTCATCAATTCTCACGTGCCACCCTGCGCAGTGTGCGAGCGGTCTATTATCGTACCGCGTTAGATCAGCTGGAATCCTATGCGTTTGATGCCGAGATGAATGGCCTAAGCCTTGATCGTCACCAAGAAGAACGGGTGGTGGAGTTGTTTGCAGACAATATTTCACTGGCCGGTGATGCCTTTATTAACATGGAAGACGAACGCCCATTTGTGCCGAATTGGAACCGCATTGCCAGTGCATTCCCCGATATTTTTGAAGAACTTAAACAAGCGGTTGAACTCGATAATGCCTAG
- a CDS encoding glycerate kinase gives MKRILIAPDSFKGSLSAVEFCQIANHLIQHYWPEVEVIERPLSDGGEGFVDAFVYAGLAERKQVETLDPLGHSIQADFAWQAESHTAIIEMAQASGLPRLTPSERNPLHASSYGTGLVINAALQLGAQRVILGLGGSATNDGGAGALQALGVELLKSDGEPIQQGGAGLVDLAGIGCVPTNLKQIDWQLACDVTNPLLGELGATRVFGPQKGVTPKNHALLENGLAQFAKRIEQDLGRAMADRPGAGAAGGMAGGFIGVLNAQTQSGFDLLAQATQLEAVFQTPLDLVITGEGKLDAQTRMGKLPMRLAQLAQRYQVPTLGICGQLAVSPSDLPEFIGLFSLVQGIVDEKTAMQHTPQWLQNTLYSTLRLFWQPDNPL, from the coding sequence ATGAAACGGATTCTTATTGCACCGGATAGTTTTAAAGGCTCGCTTAGTGCGGTTGAATTTTGCCAGATTGCCAACCATTTGATTCAACACTATTGGCCGGAGGTTGAGGTTATTGAGCGGCCGTTATCTGATGGTGGTGAGGGTTTTGTTGATGCGTTTGTTTATGCCGGACTCGCTGAGCGAAAACAGGTTGAAACCCTTGATCCGCTGGGGCATTCGATTCAAGCGGACTTTGCTTGGCAAGCCGAGAGTCATACTGCAATCATCGAAATGGCACAGGCTTCGGGTTTGCCGCGCCTTACACCATCCGAGCGCAACCCATTACACGCCAGCAGTTATGGCACAGGTCTAGTGATTAACGCCGCACTTCAACTCGGTGCGCAACGCGTTATTTTAGGTTTGGGGGGCAGCGCGACCAATGATGGCGGCGCGGGCGCCTTGCAGGCATTGGGGGTTGAGCTGTTAAAATCGGATGGCGAGCCGATTCAGCAAGGCGGAGCAGGCCTGGTCGATTTGGCAGGTATCGGCTGCGTTCCTACGAATTTAAAACAGATTGACTGGCAGTTGGCCTGTGATGTCACCAATCCGCTGCTCGGTGAGTTGGGGGCAACGCGGGTATTTGGTCCGCAAAAAGGCGTGACACCGAAAAATCATGCGCTGTTAGAAAATGGGTTGGCGCAATTTGCAAAGCGGATTGAGCAGGACTTAGGCCGCGCTATGGCTGACCGCCCCGGCGCGGGGGCCGCTGGCGGGATGGCGGGCGGGTTTATCGGGGTGTTAAATGCGCAAACACAAAGTGGTTTTGATTTATTGGCGCAGGCCACCCAGCTAGAAGCGGTTTTTCAAACGCCGTTGGATTTGGTGATCACCGGTGAGGGTAAGCTGGACGCGCAAACACGGATGGGCAAACTGCCGATGCGCCTAGCGCAACTGGCCCAACGCTATCAAGTGCCCACCTTGGGCATTTGCGGTCAACTGGCGGTTTCACCATCTGATCTGCCGGAGTTTATCGGCCTGTTTAGTCTGGTTCAAGGCATCGTGGACGAAAAAACCGCGATGCAACACACCCCCCAATGGCTCCAAAACACCCTCTACAGCACCCTGCGCTTGTTTTGGCAGCCCGACAACCCGCTTTAG
- a CDS encoding sugar phosphorylase, with product MSEQIFERIKQRLHKLYPLEQAKDTYQELNRLIQICGIETQKNNEQWTQQDVVLISYGDSLLNSDTSDAPLKVLQQFLNTQVKDVINTLHILPFFPYSSDDGFSVIDYVKVDPDLGDWSDVAAISQGYRLMVDLVINHISRESLWFTDYKADVAPFNQFFIEMPRDADVSQVVRPRNSPLLVPAYTHRGRKYVWATFSADQIDLNFENPAVLIKMIEVLLFYIKQKTHILRLDAIAFLWKKLGTDCIHLPQTHEVVKLIRDVFELVSPSALVLTETNVPHTENLSYFGEGDEAHMVYQFSLAPLVLHALYRANGSYLTRWAQQLSPPPSGCTFLNFTASHDGIGLRPVEGILPEHEIQELINGMHRQGGYVSMRSRPDGSESPYEINIALFSAFREIAGSLDPDQWQVERFICSQMIMLTLQGIPALYIHSLLATVNDQTGVERTGRTRSINRRKWEMSQLQPLLDAENSPNARVLKRLISVLKKRKKHKAFHPDSAQKVLDVGADFFVVWRGLGELDFPLLAVFNLTNQVKTLEYPFEQANEIHQDWVDLLEKKVHPLNQQPLSLQPYQVLWLMPAQVNNINPLWAMQTA from the coding sequence GTGAGCGAACAGATTTTTGAACGAATTAAACAGCGCCTGCACAAACTCTATCCGCTAGAGCAGGCCAAAGACACCTATCAAGAACTCAATCGCTTGATTCAAATTTGCGGGATTGAAACGCAAAAAAACAACGAGCAGTGGACCCAGCAAGATGTAGTATTGATCAGTTATGGCGATAGCTTGCTGAATTCAGACACGAGTGATGCGCCGTTAAAGGTATTGCAGCAGTTTCTAAATACCCAGGTAAAAGACGTGATCAATACCCTGCATATTCTGCCGTTCTTTCCTTACAGTTCGGATGACGGCTTTTCAGTCATTGATTATGTTAAGGTTGACCCAGATCTTGGTGATTGGAGCGATGTTGCCGCCATTAGCCAAGGCTACCGGTTAATGGTCGATTTAGTGATTAACCATATCTCGCGTGAAAGCCTTTGGTTTACCGATTACAAAGCTGATGTCGCACCGTTTAACCAGTTTTTTATCGAAATGCCGCGTGATGCTGATGTCTCGCAGGTGGTGCGACCACGCAATTCGCCGCTATTGGTGCCGGCATACACTCATCGGGGGCGCAAGTATGTCTGGGCGACCTTTAGCGCCGACCAAATTGATTTAAACTTTGAAAACCCCGCCGTGCTCATCAAAATGATCGAGGTCCTGCTGTTTTATATCAAACAGAAAACCCATATTTTACGTTTGGATGCGATTGCGTTCTTATGGAAGAAACTCGGCACCGACTGCATCCACCTGCCGCAAACCCATGAAGTCGTTAAACTGATTCGGGATGTGTTTGAGTTGGTCAGCCCGAGTGCGTTGGTGTTGACCGAAACCAATGTGCCACACACCGAAAACCTGTCGTATTTTGGCGAGGGGGATGAGGCGCATATGGTGTACCAATTTAGTTTAGCACCCTTGGTGTTGCATGCGCTCTATCGGGCCAACGGCAGCTACCTAACCCGTTGGGCGCAACAACTATCGCCGCCGCCATCGGGCTGTACTTTTTTAAACTTTACCGCCTCGCACGACGGGATTGGCTTGCGCCCGGTCGAAGGCATTCTTCCGGAACATGAAATTCAGGAGCTGATTAACGGGATGCACCGACAAGGTGGCTATGTGTCGATGCGCAGCCGACCCGATGGCAGCGAATCGCCTTACGAAATCAATATTGCCTTGTTTAGCGCGTTTCGAGAAATCGCCGGTTCGCTTGATCCGGATCAATGGCAGGTCGAACGCTTTATTTGCTCGCAAATGATCATGCTCACCTTGCAAGGCATCCCCGCGTTGTATATCCATAGCCTTTTGGCCACGGTTAACGATCAAACCGGGGTAGAGCGCACCGGGCGCACCCGCTCAATTAATCGCCGAAAATGGGAAATGAGCCAGTTGCAACCCTTGTTAGATGCCGAAAATAGCCCAAACGCGCGGGTATTAAAACGTTTAATCTCGGTATTGAAAAAGCGCAAAAAACACAAGGCATTTCATCCCGACAGCGCCCAAAAGGTATTGGATGTGGGGGCGGACTTTTTTGTGGTTTGGCGCGGTTTAGGTGAACTCGACTTCCCATTGCTGGCGGTGTTTAACCTAACCAACCAAGTTAAAACCCTTGAGTATCCATTCGAGCAGGCTAACGAAATCCATCAAGACTGGGTGGATTTATTGGAAAAGAAAGTTCATCCACTAAACCAACAACCGCTAAGTTTACAGCCCTATCAAGTACTATGGCTGATGCCCGCCCAAGTCAACAACATCAACCCCCTATGGGCGATGCAAACGGCCTAA
- the metH gene encoding methionine synthase, with translation MDRLQRVSLLKQCLTERVMVLDGAMGTMIQGLNLSEEDFRGETFADFHMDIKGNNDILVITKPDAIRNIHLSFLRQGVDILETNSFNATTIAQADYDMQDQVRDINICAAKVAREACDIAQAEDGKPRFVAGVLGPTNRTASISPDVNDPGFRNTSFDELVGAYVQATEALLEGGADVILIETIFDTLNAKAAIFAVKQVEDALGEELPIMISGTITDASGRTLSGQTTEAFYNAIRHAKPLSVGLNCALGPKELRPYVEELSRIAECYVSVHPNAGLPNEFGEYDETPEQMAAEVQTWAQAGWLNIIGGCCGTTPDHVEAMAQAALAHPQRTIPEIKKACRLSGLEPMTIDDTTLFVNVGERNNVTGSALFKRLIIEDNYEQAVEIAVKQVNDGAQIIDVNMDEGMLDAKACMTRFLNMMAGEPDAARVPVMIDSSKWEAIEAGLKCIQGKGIVNSISLKEGEANFLAQAKLIQRYGAATIVMAFDEDGQADTFARKKEICKRSYDLLVANGFPPEDIIFDPNIFAVATGIEEHNNYAVDFIEATGWIKQNLPYAMVSGGVSNVSFSFRGNNPVREAIHSVFLYYAIQQGMDMGIVNAGQMAIYDDLDPELKQAVEDVILNKDPEAADRLLEVAEKFRGDGSVQGKESDIKWREASVEKRLEHALVKGITDFIEDDTEEARTTLGSPLQVIEGPLMDGMNVVGDLFGAGKMFLPQVVKSARVMKRAVAYLQPYLEAEKSSGQAKGKIVMATVKGDVHDIGKNIVGVVLQCNNFEVIDLGVMVPAEKILDTALREGANVIGLSGLITPSLEEMVHVAKEMQRRGMSIPLLIGGATTSKAHTAVKIEPQYEHPVVYVKDASRAVGVAQSLISNELKADFAAKIRDEYVQLREERKARAKQVKRTPLNKARENPIPIDWTDYTPPKPTFLGKKVFDNIALEDLLPRIDWSPFFQSWDLHGLYPRILDDKIVGEEAKKVFADAQTMLKQIIEEKWLTARAVIGFYPANAVGDDIELYTDDSRATPLTRLHHLRQQAEKKPGQYNQCLSDYIAPKASSAGLVLPDYIGAFAVTAGIGIDEHIARFEAEHDDYRSIMLKALADRLAEALAEHLHELVRKDFWGYASDENLTNEELIKEKYQGIRPAPGYPANPEHTEKGTLWELLQPDQEIGLELTSSYAMTPTAAVSGWYFAHPQSKYFGVGSIGRDQAEDYAHRKGWTIAEAEKWLAPNLGYDPEDFN, from the coding sequence ATGGATCGTCTGCAACGGGTTAGCTTGTTAAAACAATGTCTCACTGAACGTGTTATGGTGCTGGATGGCGCAATGGGCACAATGATTCAGGGTTTGAACCTGTCTGAGGAGGATTTTCGCGGTGAGACGTTTGCCGACTTCCATATGGATATCAAAGGCAATAACGATATTTTGGTGATCACCAAACCCGATGCGATTCGCAACATCCATTTAAGTTTTTTGCGCCAAGGCGTCGATATTCTTGAAACCAACTCGTTTAACGCCACCACGATTGCGCAAGCCGATTACGATATGCAGGATCAGGTGCGCGACATTAACATTTGTGCCGCCAAAGTCGCGCGTGAGGCCTGTGACATCGCCCAAGCGGAAGATGGCAAACCGCGTTTTGTTGCCGGGGTGCTCGGCCCAACAAACCGTACGGCGTCGATTTCGCCGGATGTGAACGACCCGGGCTTTCGTAACACCAGCTTTGATGAGCTGGTCGGTGCCTATGTGCAAGCGACCGAAGCCTTATTGGAAGGCGGTGCGGATGTTATTTTAATTGAAACGATTTTCGACACCCTTAACGCCAAAGCCGCGATTTTTGCCGTCAAACAGGTCGAAGACGCGCTGGGTGAAGAGTTGCCGATTATGATTTCCGGCACCATCACCGATGCTTCGGGGCGGACTTTATCCGGCCAAACCACCGAAGCTTTTTATAATGCAATTCGCCATGCCAAACCGCTATCGGTTGGCCTCAACTGTGCGCTCGGCCCGAAAGAATTACGCCCCTATGTTGAAGAGCTCAGCCGTATTGCTGAATGCTATGTATCGGTGCATCCGAATGCAGGCCTGCCGAATGAATTTGGTGAATATGACGAAACCCCCGAACAAATGGCGGCTGAAGTGCAAACCTGGGCGCAAGCCGGTTGGCTGAATATTATCGGCGGCTGTTGCGGCACTACGCCGGATCACGTTGAAGCCATGGCTCAGGCGGCACTCGCCCATCCACAACGCACTATTCCTGAAATTAAAAAAGCCTGTCGTTTGTCTGGCTTAGAGCCAATGACGATTGATGACACCACCCTGTTTGTCAATGTCGGTGAGCGTAATAACGTGACCGGTTCGGCGCTGTTTAAACGGTTAATTATTGAAGATAACTACGAACAAGCGGTTGAAATCGCGGTTAAGCAGGTGAATGACGGTGCGCAAATTATTGATGTCAATATGGACGAAGGCATGCTCGATGCCAAGGCCTGTATGACGCGCTTTTTGAATATGATGGCCGGGGAGCCGGATGCCGCACGGGTGCCAGTGATGATTGACTCATCGAAATGGGAAGCGATTGAAGCCGGTTTAAAGTGTATTCAAGGCAAAGGCATTGTTAACTCGATTTCACTCAAAGAGGGTGAAGCCAACTTTTTAGCCCAAGCGAAATTGATTCAGCGTTACGGCGCGGCAACGATTGTCATGGCGTTTGATGAGGACGGCCAAGCCGATACCTTTGCGCGTAAAAAAGAAATTTGTAAGCGCTCGTATGATTTATTGGTGGCGAATGGCTTCCCGCCAGAGGACATTATTTTCGACCCGAATATTTTTGCCGTTGCCACCGGCATTGAAGAACACAATAACTACGCAGTGGATTTTATCGAGGCCACCGGTTGGATTAAACAAAACCTGCCTTATGCCATGGTGTCCGGCGGCGTATCGAACGTATCCTTTTCGTTCCGTGGCAATAATCCAGTACGCGAAGCGATTCACTCGGTGTTTTTGTATTACGCGATTCAGCAAGGCATGGATATGGGCATCGTCAATGCCGGCCAAATGGCGATTTATGACGACCTCGACCCAGAACTGAAGCAAGCGGTTGAAGACGTTATTCTTAACAAAGACCCGGAAGCAGCCGACCGTTTACTGGAAGTGGCGGAAAAATTCCGTGGTGACGGCTCGGTACAAGGCAAAGAATCAGACATCAAGTGGCGTGAAGCTTCGGTTGAAAAGCGCTTAGAACACGCACTGGTTAAAGGCATTACCGACTTTATTGAAGATGACACCGAAGAAGCACGCACCACGCTCGGTTCGCCATTGCAAGTGATCGAAGGGCCACTCATGGACGGCATGAACGTGGTCGGCGATTTATTTGGCGCGGGCAAAATGTTCTTGCCGCAGGTGGTCAAGTCTGCGCGGGTGATGAAGCGTGCGGTGGCCTATTTGCAACCCTATTTAGAAGCTGAAAAATCCTCGGGTCAAGCCAAAGGCAAGATTGTCATGGCAACCGTCAAAGGCGATGTGCATGACATCGGCAAAAACATTGTCGGCGTGGTGTTGCAGTGTAATAACTTTGAAGTGATTGATTTGGGCGTCATGGTGCCGGCAGAGAAAATTCTCGATACCGCATTACGTGAAGGCGCGAATGTCATCGGTTTGTCGGGTTTGATTACGCCTTCACTGGAAGAAATGGTGCATGTCGCCAAAGAAATGCAACGTCGCGGTATGTCGATTCCGTTATTAATCGGTGGCGCAACCACCTCCAAAGCCCATACCGCGGTCAAAATCGAACCGCAATATGAGCATCCGGTGGTCTATGTGAAGGACGCCTCGCGTGCAGTCGGTGTGGCGCAAAGCCTGATTTCCAACGAACTGAAAGCCGATTTTGCCGCCAAAATTCGTGACGAGTATGTACAACTGCGTGAAGAGCGCAAAGCACGCGCCAAGCAAGTCAAACGCACGCCGCTAAACAAAGCGCGTGAAAACCCGATCCCGATAGATTGGACGGATTACACCCCGCCAAAACCGACTTTCCTCGGCAAAAAGGTATTCGATAACATTGCCTTAGAAGACCTCTTACCGCGCATTGACTGGTCGCCATTTTTCCAATCCTGGGATTTGCATGGCCTCTATCCGCGCATTTTAGACGATAAGATTGTCGGCGAAGAAGCGAAAAAAGTGTTTGCCGATGCGCAAACCATGCTGAAACAGATCATCGAGGAAAAATGGCTGACGGCTCGTGCGGTGATTGGCTTTTATCCGGCCAATGCGGTGGGCGATGATATTGAGCTTTACACCGATGACAGCCGTGCCACGCCATTAACTCGCTTGCATCATCTGCGCCAACAGGCGGAGAAAAAACCCGGCCAGTATAATCAGTGCTTGAGCGACTACATTGCACCGAAAGCGAGTTCAGCAGGCCTGGTGCTGCCCGATTATATAGGCGCATTTGCGGTCACCGCCGGAATTGGCATTGACGAGCATATCGCTCGTTTTGAAGCCGAGCATGATGATTATCGCTCGATTATGCTTAAAGCCCTAGCTGACCGTTTGGCCGAAGCATTGGCTGAGCATCTGCATGAGCTGGTACGTAAAGACTTCTGGGGTTATGCAAGCGATGAAAACCTGACCAACGAAGAGCTGATCAAAGAAAAATATCAAGGGATTCGTCCGGCACCCGGTTATCCGGCCAATCCAGAACACACCGAAAAAGGTACACTTTGGGAACTGTTGCAGCCAGATCAAGAAATTGGTTTAGAACTGACCTCCAGCTATGCGATGACGCCAACCGCAGCGGTATCCGGCTGGTATTTTGCGCATCCGCAAAGCAAATATTTCGGCGTCGGTTCAATAGGTCGTGATCAAGCCGAAGACTATGCGCACCGTAAAGGCTGGACCATCGCCGAAGCCGAAAAATGGCTGGCACCGAACTTGGGTTACGACCCAGAAGATTTTAACTAG
- a CDS encoding ComF family protein encodes MHWLERWIFPPRCVVTDRLTDRLDISPALVEKWRPKVDLCPRCAEPSAQGWVCGRCLRSPPAFSRTQVAFEFEHELRELIHQLKYHRQLHLTRLFAELMAESFDRHGVEALVPIPLHRTRLRERGFNQALEIARMLGKQLDLPVVDALSRPKASPSQTNLNAQQRRRNLKSAFVFQPQSLNGIGKLALVDDVITTGSTMQAAASTLANAQAGLVIEAWALAKTL; translated from the coding sequence TGACAGACCGTTTGGATATTAGCCCTGCTTTGGTTGAAAAATGGCGACCCAAGGTTGACTTGTGCCCGCGATGTGCCGAACCCAGCGCGCAGGGTTGGGTGTGTGGGCGCTGTTTGCGCTCGCCCCCTGCCTTTAGCCGCACCCAGGTGGCGTTTGAATTTGAGCATGAATTACGCGAGTTGATTCATCAGTTGAAGTATCACCGGCAATTGCACCTAACCCGTCTGTTTGCTGAATTAATGGCGGAATCCTTTGATCGGCATGGCGTTGAGGCGCTGGTGCCGATTCCGCTGCATCGCACTCGCCTGCGTGAACGCGGCTTTAATCAGGCTTTAGAAATCGCCCGTATGCTGGGTAAGCAGCTTGATCTGCCGGTTGTTGATGCGCTGAGTCGGCCAAAGGCAAGCCCAAGCCAAACCAATTTGAACGCTCAGCAACGGCGACGCAATCTTAAATCGGCATTTGTTTTTCAGCCGCAAAGCCTGAACGGAATCGGCAAGCTTGCCTTGGTGGATGATGTGATTACCACCGGCAGCACCATGCAAGCCGCAGCAAGCACCTTAGCTAACGCACAAGCAGGCCTGGTCATCGAGGCGTGGGCGCTCGCAAAAACGCTTTGA